Proteins found in one Arcobacter sp. CECT 8983 genomic segment:
- a CDS encoding acetolactate synthase large subunit: MNASDLFIKALENEGVEYIFGIPGEENLDLLEALRKSDKIKLILTRHEQGAGFMAATYGRLTGKVGVCVSTLGPGATNFATAAAYAQLGAMPMLMITGQKPIKKSKQGRFQIIDIVRMMRPMTKFAKQIVNGNNVPSVVREAFKIATTERPGAVHIEFPEDISAEEDVENNIYPVRDFHYPQPHKKAIADAVKMIEKAQRPLLCIGNAANRDDISAALTDFVNETGIPFFSTQMGKGVVDENHKLCLSTAALSKDDFIHCAIERADLIINVGHDVIEKPPFFMENEEGATKVIHVNFFPSEVDDTYFPQLDVVGDISSSIEKITNDISKQEHWDFDYYVRLADEIRTRLSKYFGDTRFPILPQRAVRTIRQTLTSDDDIVTLDNGVYKIWFARNYRCAKPNTLLLDNALATMGAGLPSGMAAKMVNPNSKVVAVCGDGGFMMNDQEMETAVRLGLDLTVIILNDNAYGMIKWKQTGMGFDTFGLDLQNPDFVKFAESFGAKGYRPESCEEFEETLEKCVNSKGVHLIDLAVDYSLNHKILNDLLANKTCMI; the protein is encoded by the coding sequence ATGAACGCATCAGATTTATTTATTAAGGCGTTAGAAAATGAAGGTGTTGAATATATATTTGGTATTCCTGGAGAAGAGAATCTAGACTTACTAGAAGCACTTAGAAAATCAGATAAAATCAAACTAATCTTAACTAGACATGAGCAAGGTGCAGGTTTCATGGCTGCTACATATGGTAGATTAACTGGAAAAGTTGGTGTATGTGTTTCAACTTTAGGACCTGGGGCTACTAACTTTGCAACAGCTGCTGCTTATGCACAATTAGGTGCAATGCCAATGCTTATGATTACTGGTCAAAAACCAATTAAAAAATCTAAACAAGGTAGATTCCAAATCATTGATATCGTTAGAATGATGAGACCAATGACTAAATTTGCAAAACAAATTGTAAATGGTAACAATGTTCCTTCAGTTGTAAGAGAAGCATTTAAAATTGCAACTACTGAAAGACCAGGTGCAGTTCATATTGAATTCCCTGAAGATATTTCTGCTGAAGAAGATGTTGAGAATAACATTTACCCAGTAAGAGATTTCCATTATCCACAACCTCATAAAAAAGCTATTGCTGATGCAGTTAAAATGATTGAAAAAGCGCAAAGACCACTATTATGTATTGGTAATGCTGCAAATAGAGATGATATTTCTGCTGCATTAACTGACTTTGTAAATGAAACTGGTATCCCATTCTTCTCTACTCAAATGGGTAAAGGTGTTGTTGATGAGAACCACAAATTATGTTTATCAACTGCTGCACTTTCAAAAGATGACTTTATTCACTGTGCAATTGAAAGAGCTGACTTAATTATCAATGTTGGTCACGATGTAATTGAAAAGCCACCATTCTTTATGGAAAATGAAGAAGGAGCTACAAAAGTTATTCATGTAAACTTCTTCCCATCAGAAGTGGATGATACTTATTTCCCACAACTAGACGTTGTTGGTGATATCTCTTCAAGTATAGAAAAAATCACAAATGATATTTCTAAACAAGAGCACTGGGACTTTGATTATTATGTAAGATTAGCAGATGAAATTAGAACAAGACTTTCTAAATACTTTGGTGATACAAGATTCCCAATTTTACCACAAAGAGCAGTTAGAACAATTAGACAAACTTTAACAAGTGATGATGATATCGTAACACTTGATAATGGAGTTTATAAAATTTGGTTTGCAAGAAACTATAGATGTGCTAAACCTAACACACTATTATTAGATAATGCTCTTGCTACTATGGGTGCAGGTCTTCCTTCTGGTATGGCAGCAAAAATGGTAAATCCTAACTCTAAAGTTGTTGCAGTTTGTGGTGATGGTGGATTCATGATGAATGACCAAGAAATGGAAACAGCAGTAAGATTAGGGTTAGACTTAACTGTAATTATTCTAAATGATAACGCATATGGAATGATTAAATGGAAACAAACAGGTATGGGATTCGATACTTTCGGACTTGATTTACAAAACCCTGACTTTGTTAAATTTGCAGAATCATTTGGGGCTAAAGGTTATAGACCAGAATCTTGTGAAGAGTTTGAAGAAACATTAGAAAAATGTGTAAACTCTAAAGGTGTACATTTAATTGACTTAGCAGTTGATTATTCATTAAATCACAAAATTTTAAATGATTTATTAGCAAATAAAACTTGTATGATATAA